The Kaustia mangrovi genome has a segment encoding these proteins:
- a CDS encoding DUF1244 domain-containing protein, with protein MDDKTRTELEAAAFRRLVAHLRERTDVQNIDLMTLAGFCRNCLSNWYQDAAREQGIDLDKAEAREIVYGMPYEEWKARYQTEATEEQKAAFAAVHKHEA; from the coding sequence ATGGACGACAAGACGCGCACCGAACTGGAGGCGGCCGCCTTCCGGCGGCTGGTGGCGCATCTGCGCGAGCGCACGGATGTGCAGAACATCGATCTGATGACGCTTGCCGGCTTCTGCCGCAACTGCCTGTCCAACTGGTATCAGGACGCGGCCCGCGAACAGGGCATCGATCTCGACAAGGCGGAGGCCCGCGAGATCGTCTACGGCATGCCGTATGAGGAGTGGAAGGCGCGCTATCAGACGGAGGCGACGGAGGAGCAGAAAGCCGCCTTTGCCGCTGTCCACAAGCACGAGGCCTAA
- a CDS encoding N-formylglutamate amidohydrolase gives MLDTRNSPDRREDAREEAPFAPFDTVEGDPSAGLVLICDHARNALPPEYGTLGLPPAELERHIGYDIGAEAVTRGLARRLGVPAVLSGFSRLLIDPNRGEDDPTLVMKLSDGAVVPGNAHADAAERERRLTRFYRPYHTAISQAVDRVEAAAGVPPAIVSIHSFTPAWKGVPRPWHVGVLWDRDDRLVISLLAALRAGGDLVVGDNEPYSGELEGDTLNRHGTARGLPHALIEIRQDLIADGEGVAAWIDRFAAILPGVVAQGRQREVGGREMGRTPKSRSRTP, from the coding sequence ATGCTCGATACGCGAAATTCCCCGGATCGCCGCGAAGATGCCCGCGAAGAGGCGCCCTTTGCCCCGTTCGACACGGTCGAGGGCGATCCGTCGGCCGGTCTCGTCCTGATCTGCGACCATGCGCGCAATGCCCTGCCGCCGGAATACGGAACGCTCGGCCTTCCGCCGGCGGAGCTCGAACGCCATATCGGCTACGATATCGGGGCGGAGGCGGTGACGCGCGGCCTGGCACGACGGCTCGGCGTGCCGGCGGTGCTCAGCGGGTTCTCGCGGCTCCTGATCGACCCCAATCGCGGCGAGGACGACCCGACCCTCGTCATGAAGCTCTCCGACGGGGCGGTCGTTCCCGGCAACGCGCATGCGGACGCCGCGGAGCGCGAACGCCGGCTGACCCGCTTCTACCGTCCCTATCACACTGCGATCTCGCAGGCGGTCGACAGGGTCGAGGCGGCTGCCGGTGTGCCGCCGGCCATCGTGTCCATCCACAGCTTCACGCCCGCATGGAAGGGCGTGCCGCGCCCGTGGCATGTGGGCGTCCTCTGGGATCGGGACGACCGGCTGGTCATCTCGCTGCTCGCCGCACTGCGCGCCGGCGGCGATCTCGTGGTCGGCGACAACGAGCCGTATTCGGGAGAGCTTGAGGGAGACACGCTGAACCGGCATGGTACGGCAAGAGGATTGCCCCACGCTCTGATCGAGATCCGTCAGGACCTGATCGCGGACGGCGAGGGCGTCGCCGCCTGGATCGACCGGTTCGCCGCCATCCTGCCGGGCGTTGTCGCACAGGGCCGGCAGCGTGAGGTCGGCGGGCGGGAGATGGGCCGGACCCCCAAGTCAAGGAGCAGGACGCCATGA
- the pyk gene encoding pyruvate kinase, producing MRRERRVKILATLGPASSSAEMISELFDCGADAFRINMSHTSHEELRTLHRTIRDVETQKRRPICILVDLQGPKFRIGRFADGEIQLEPGDTFVLDMEETPGDTSRVELPHPQIFQAVAPGDTLLLNDGRLGLAVREVDETRIVTEVEIGGPLSDRKGVNLPDTVLPLSALTPKDRSDLDCALDLDVDWIALSFIQRADDVAEAKKVARGRAAIMAKIEKPAALGSLDQILELADGIMVARGDLGVELPLEQVPGRQKQIVRAARRIGRPVVVATQMLESMIEQPVPTRAEVSDVATAVFEGADAIMLSAESAVGAYPDKAVAMMDDIAQAVEKDPFYGDIIHAQRTEPEPTSADAISAAARTVAQTLNLAAIVCYTSSGATGIRAARERPATPIVALTPIAATGRRLALVWGLHCVLTADARDLDDMVARACRIAYQEGYARAGQRIIISAGFPLGTPGATNMLRIAFVGRDGMEES from the coding sequence GTGAGACGCGAGCGCCGCGTCAAGATCCTCGCCACGCTCGGCCCGGCCAGTTCAAGCGCGGAGATGATCTCCGAGCTGTTCGACTGCGGGGCCGACGCTTTCCGTATCAATATGAGCCATACCTCGCATGAGGAACTGCGCACGCTCCATCGCACCATCCGCGATGTGGAGACGCAGAAGCGCCGGCCGATCTGCATCCTGGTCGACCTGCAGGGCCCGAAATTCCGCATCGGCCGCTTCGCCGACGGCGAGATACAGCTCGAGCCGGGCGACACCTTCGTCCTCGACATGGAGGAGACGCCCGGCGATACCTCCCGGGTGGAACTGCCTCATCCCCAGATCTTCCAGGCGGTCGCGCCCGGCGACACCCTCCTGCTGAATGACGGCCGGCTCGGCCTCGCCGTGCGCGAGGTCGACGAGACCCGCATCGTCACCGAGGTGGAGATCGGCGGCCCGCTGTCGGACCGCAAGGGCGTCAACCTGCCCGACACGGTACTGCCGCTCAGCGCGCTGACGCCGAAGGACCGCTCCGATCTCGACTGCGCCCTCGATCTCGATGTCGACTGGATTGCGCTGTCCTTCATCCAGCGTGCCGACGACGTCGCGGAGGCAAAGAAGGTCGCCCGCGGCCGCGCCGCCATCATGGCCAAGATCGAGAAGCCGGCCGCACTCGGCTCGCTGGACCAGATCCTCGAGCTTGCCGACGGCATCATGGTCGCGCGCGGGGATCTGGGCGTCGAGCTGCCACTCGAACAGGTTCCGGGCCGCCAGAAGCAGATCGTGCGCGCAGCCCGCCGCATCGGCCGGCCCGTGGTGGTCGCCACCCAGATGCTCGAATCGATGATCGAACAGCCCGTGCCGACCCGTGCGGAGGTCTCCGACGTCGCCACCGCCGTCTTCGAGGGCGCCGACGCGATCATGCTGTCGGCGGAATCCGCCGTCGGCGCCTATCCCGACAAGGCCGTGGCCATGATGGACGATATCGCCCAGGCGGTGGAGAAGGACCCCTTCTACGGAGACATCATCCACGCCCAGCGCACCGAGCCCGAGCCGACCTCCGCCGACGCCATCAGCGCTGCGGCACGCACCGTCGCCCAGACGCTCAACCTGGCGGCCATCGTCTGCTACACCTCCTCCGGCGCGACAGGCATCAGGGCCGCGCGCGAGCGCCCCGCAACGCCGATCGTGGCGCTGACACCGATCGCGGCCACCGGGCGGCGGCTCGCCCTCGTCTGGGGGCTTCACTGCGTGCTCACCGCCGATGCCCGCGACCTCGACGACATGGTCGCGCGCGCGTGTCGCATCGCCTATCAGGAAGGCTATGCGCGCGCCGGCCAGCGGATCATCATTTCAGCGGGCTTTCCGCTCGGCACGCCGGGCGCCACGAACATGCTGCGAATCGCCTTTGTCGGGCGCGACGGGATGGAGGAGAGCTGA
- a CDS encoding tetratricopeptide repeat protein, which produces MSDLPHSGLKRAGAALAGLCLMAVALPGVAQGQAGLTQMLRQQPAQGEADAVERGRLLDSLFARLQAAQSADGAKVLEQAVWTLWMQSGSPTVDLLMGQVDKAVEDSRYDAALGILDAVVDIAPDYPEGWNKRATVNFLLKNYKDALADIDRTLTLEPRHFGALSGRGIILRELGDRDGALKAFRQALEIHPFLPAARNAVRTLGPEVEGQPI; this is translated from the coding sequence ATGAGCGACTTGCCACATAGCGGGCTGAAACGGGCCGGTGCAGCGCTTGCGGGCCTGTGCCTCATGGCCGTCGCGCTTCCCGGTGTGGCGCAGGGACAGGCCGGCCTGACGCAGATGCTCCGTCAGCAGCCGGCACAGGGCGAGGCCGATGCCGTCGAGCGCGGGCGCCTCCTCGATTCGCTCTTCGCCCGCCTTCAGGCCGCCCAGTCCGCCGACGGCGCGAAGGTCCTCGAGCAGGCGGTCTGGACCTTGTGGATGCAGTCGGGCAGCCCGACGGTCGATCTCCTGATGGGGCAGGTCGACAAGGCTGTGGAGGATTCGCGCTACGATGCCGCGCTCGGCATTCTCGATGCCGTGGTCGACATCGCGCCCGACTATCCCGAGGGCTGGAACAAGCGCGCGACCGTCAACTTCCTCCTGAAGAACTACAAGGATGCGCTCGCCGATATCGACCGGACGCTGACGCTCGAGCCTCGCCATTTCGGAGCGCTGTCGGGGCGCGGCATCATCCTGCGGGAGCTCGGCGACCGCGATGGTGCGCTCAAGGCCTTCCGACAGGCGCTGGAGATCCATCCCTTCCTGCCTGCCGCGCGCAATGCGGTGCGCACGCTCGGCCCGGAAGTCGAGGGGCAGCCGATCTGA
- the ykgO gene encoding type B 50S ribosomal protein L36 produces the protein MKIRNSLRSLAKRHRDNRIVRRRGRVYVINKTNRRFKARQG, from the coding sequence ATGAAGATCCGCAACTCCCTGCGGTCGCTCGCCAAGCGTCATCGCGACAATCGTATCGTGCGTCGGCGCGGCCGGGTCTATGTGATCAACAAGACCAATCGCCGGTTCAAGGCCCGCCAGGGCTGA
- a CDS encoding TlpA family protein disulfide reductase: MHIAKATFLAIALVSPILAGASPLSAQTRLALHETPRERQPFAVEAPDGVRDIAAPDGKLRLINLWATWCPPCREEMASLDRLQDVLGADDFEVVAISVDDGDAPGKVSAFFARNDISHLTAYFADKSRLARAYEVWGIPTTIVLDGTGREIGRLVGPAQWDSVDMVAFFLRLLERETRVDPDVADTGTVTPYPPDLRPGAHRPAAPDPITGSTGLQ, translated from the coding sequence ATGCACATTGCGAAAGCAACTTTTCTGGCGATTGCTCTTGTTTCACCGATACTTGCAGGAGCATCGCCCCTGTCGGCACAGACCCGGCTCGCGCTGCACGAGACGCCGCGAGAGAGGCAGCCTTTCGCCGTGGAGGCGCCGGACGGCGTCAGAGACATCGCCGCGCCCGACGGCAAGCTCCGCCTGATCAATCTGTGGGCCACGTGGTGCCCGCCCTGCCGTGAGGAAATGGCGTCTCTGGATCGGCTCCAGGACGTTCTGGGCGCAGACGATTTCGAGGTCGTGGCGATCTCCGTCGACGATGGCGACGCGCCCGGCAAGGTGAGCGCGTTCTTCGCACGCAACGACATCTCGCATCTCACGGCGTATTTCGCCGACAAGAGCCGGCTGGCCCGGGCCTACGAGGTCTGGGGCATTCCGACAACCATCGTGCTCGACGGCACAGGCCGGGAGATCGGCCGCCTCGTCGGCCCGGCCCAATGGGACAGCGTCGACATGGTGGCCTTCTTCCTGCGCCTTCTGGAGCGGGAAACCCGGGTCGACCCGGATGTCGCCGACACCGGGACCGTCACACCCTACCCGCCCGATCTGCGCCCCGGCGCACATCGGCCGGCGGCGCCAGACCCGATCACCGGATCAACGGGTCTCCAGTAG
- a CDS encoding MFS transporter — MTAATIAGMGRWRLFVILAGLYLAQSIPTYLIAAAIPPIMREAGVSRSMIGLISVLMLPLVLKFLWAPQVDRLRPIARAHRAGWVLITQCGIVAAIASLALIEPSDAVAFLAIGFVMALFLSTQDIATDGYATRSLARRDRPIGNAIQGGAVAFGVVVGGTLSLIVYKHFGWQPMVLVIAAVSLVPLVAAFAMREGEDGPAPGAAAGPRPSLRAFLARPEARSVLAIALVYRASEGFVKAMEGPYMVDRGVPLDVIGYLSGGSAATAGLVGSGLAAILLLKMGQGRVLGLLGALRTVCFALFALHAFDVVTGYWPLFGAAAFQTLIRYMEIVALYSLFMAVASSDQPGTDFTVLACAQLIVYLVGSSLAGVLADWLGYGVLFALATAISAVAVIVAVPLVARARAMGEEPSAPPGAELLETR, encoded by the coding sequence ATGACCGCTGCGACCATTGCCGGCATGGGGCGGTGGCGGCTCTTCGTGATCCTTGCCGGGCTCTATCTCGCCCAGTCGATCCCGACCTATCTGATCGCCGCGGCCATTCCGCCGATCATGCGCGAGGCGGGCGTGTCGCGCAGCATGATCGGGCTGATCAGCGTGCTCATGCTGCCGCTGGTACTGAAATTCCTGTGGGCGCCGCAGGTGGACCGGCTCCGGCCCATTGCACGCGCGCACCGTGCTGGCTGGGTGCTCATCACGCAGTGCGGCATCGTTGCGGCAATCGCATCCCTGGCGCTGATCGAGCCGAGCGATGCGGTGGCCTTCCTCGCCATCGGCTTCGTCATGGCGCTCTTCCTGTCGACGCAGGATATCGCGACGGACGGCTATGCGACGCGCTCGCTCGCGCGCCGCGACCGGCCCATCGGCAATGCGATCCAGGGAGGGGCTGTGGCCTTCGGCGTCGTGGTGGGCGGCACGCTGAGCCTGATCGTCTACAAGCATTTCGGATGGCAGCCCATGGTCCTCGTCATTGCGGCCGTCTCGCTTGTGCCGCTCGTGGCGGCCTTTGCCATGCGCGAAGGCGAGGACGGACCGGCGCCGGGTGCTGCGGCGGGGCCTCGCCCCTCGCTGCGTGCCTTCCTGGCGCGTCCGGAGGCGCGCTCGGTGCTGGCGATCGCGCTGGTCTACCGGGCGAGCGAGGGCTTCGTTAAGGCGATGGAGGGGCCCTATATGGTCGACCGCGGCGTCCCGCTCGACGTGATCGGCTATCTCTCCGGCGGGTCGGCGGCGACTGCGGGGCTGGTCGGCTCGGGGCTTGCCGCCATCCTGCTGCTCAAGATGGGGCAGGGGCGCGTTCTGGGGCTTCTGGGCGCCTTGCGCACCGTCTGCTTTGCGCTCTTCGCGCTCCATGCCTTCGATGTGGTGACGGGCTACTGGCCGCTCTTCGGCGCGGCGGCGTTCCAGACGCTCATTCGCTATATGGAGATCGTCGCGCTCTACAGCCTGTTCATGGCGGTGGCGTCCTCCGACCAGCCGGGCACGGATTTCACCGTGCTCGCCTGCGCGCAGTTGATCGTCTATCTGGTCGGGTCGAGCCTTGCCGGCGTGCTGGCCGACTGGCTCGGCTACGGCGTGCTGTTCGCGCTGGCAACGGCGATCTCGGCCGTGGCCGTCATCGTGGCGGTGCCGCTGGTCGCCCGCGCGCGGGCCATGGGGGAGGAGCCTTCGGCCCCGCCGGGGGCGGAGCTACTGGAGACCCGTTGA
- a CDS encoding TonB-dependent receptor has product MACASSGAVAQDADPGPETGAGEIALDAITVTTATRADRELADVPQSVQVIDRAEIEEQLEMTSSASEVLAKLIPGFSVSNETISGASESFRGRGLLVMIDGVPLNTPLRDVSRLLSLVDLHTVERIEVVAGASSLYGSGATGGTVNFITRKGEGAPFNADVDVSLRGFTHDLGDSLSPEVSATVSGAKDGFDYLVTGTGQFASKTYDGAGRELPSDGMLGQGGGDRFDSGNLYAKLGYQFDEAKRLDVSAFWVYLDQDPKWLTAYGPDYAQPDFSEPYPGQSVLENTKSFSVRYTDEDFALGKLSIVGYYNDIKKRFNYTDYDPTYNNLVYFSGDASDPTAWFNQTELYSDRVGVNATVDTPLTGLLDGWTLTWGADVTYEKTYQQLVNGEDVFTPLEQYNYAGFAQLQIPIGDRLTLRGGARYEYLDLEVSDFDRPDVFYGVAPGLGYVLPELHVTGGDFNYDALTFNLGATFELTDTVELYGGFSQGFALPDVGAFTRRAGASLAYACPVPNTPCSLPPGTSVGYGDIAPEAQIVNNYELGIRGSLGRVSGSVAGFISTSKDGVTFDSRTNELSQQKEIIYGVEATGEVRVTDQLALGGIFTYREGKYDSDGDGDIDAHLPNNRIATPFRGTLYGNYFFDNGAMVRLEGEFWSDRDVFDGDGRYPIDGGATMNVSASHPLAGGQAYASVSNLFDATVENPTATATRNLTVYSWGRTVTVGYRRAF; this is encoded by the coding sequence ATGGCCTGCGCATCGAGCGGGGCTGTCGCACAGGATGCCGATCCGGGGCCGGAGACGGGCGCCGGGGAGATCGCGCTCGACGCCATTACGGTGACGACCGCGACGCGCGCCGACCGCGAGCTTGCCGACGTGCCGCAGTCGGTACAGGTGATCGACCGCGCCGAGATCGAGGAGCAGCTGGAGATGACCAGCAGCGCCTCGGAAGTGCTGGCGAAGCTCATTCCGGGCTTCTCGGTCTCCAACGAGACCATTTCCGGCGCCTCCGAATCCTTCCGGGGGCGCGGGCTTCTGGTCATGATCGACGGCGTGCCGCTCAACACGCCGCTGCGCGATGTCTCGAGGCTCCTGTCGCTCGTCGATCTCCATACGGTGGAGCGCATCGAGGTCGTGGCGGGGGCGTCGAGCCTCTATGGCAGCGGTGCGACGGGCGGTACGGTCAACTTCATTACCCGCAAGGGCGAGGGCGCCCCGTTCAACGCGGATGTGGACGTGTCGCTGCGTGGCTTCACGCACGATCTCGGCGATTCGCTCAGCCCCGAGGTCTCCGCCACGGTCTCCGGCGCGAAGGACGGCTTCGACTATCTCGTGACCGGGACGGGCCAGTTCGCCAGCAAGACCTACGATGGCGCGGGCCGCGAGCTGCCGTCGGACGGCATGCTGGGGCAGGGCGGCGGGGACCGCTTCGATTCGGGCAACCTCTACGCCAAGCTCGGCTATCAGTTCGACGAGGCCAAACGCCTCGACGTGTCGGCCTTCTGGGTCTATCTCGACCAGGATCCGAAATGGCTGACGGCCTACGGCCCGGACTATGCGCAGCCCGACTTCTCCGAGCCCTATCCGGGTCAGAGCGTTCTGGAGAACACCAAGTCCTTCTCGGTGCGTTACACCGACGAGGACTTCGCGCTCGGCAAACTCAGCATTGTCGGCTACTACAACGACATCAAGAAGCGCTTCAACTACACCGACTACGATCCGACCTACAACAATCTGGTCTATTTCTCCGGCGATGCGAGCGATCCGACCGCCTGGTTCAACCAGACGGAGCTCTACTCCGACCGCGTCGGTGTCAATGCGACGGTCGACACCCCGCTGACCGGCCTCCTCGACGGCTGGACGCTGACCTGGGGGGCGGATGTCACCTATGAGAAGACCTATCAGCAGCTCGTCAACGGCGAGGACGTCTTCACGCCGCTCGAGCAGTACAATTATGCGGGCTTCGCCCAGCTCCAGATCCCGATCGGCGACCGGCTGACCCTGCGCGGCGGGGCGCGCTACGAATATCTCGATCTCGAGGTCAGCGACTTCGACCGGCCGGACGTCTTCTACGGCGTCGCGCCGGGCCTTGGCTACGTGCTGCCGGAGCTTCATGTGACCGGCGGAGACTTCAACTACGACGCGCTCACCTTCAATCTCGGCGCGACCTTCGAGTTGACCGACACGGTGGAGCTCTATGGCGGCTTCAGCCAGGGCTTCGCGCTGCCCGATGTCGGCGCCTTCACGCGGCGTGCGGGGGCATCGCTCGCCTATGCCTGCCCGGTGCCCAACACGCCCTGCAGCCTGCCGCCCGGCACATCGGTCGGCTATGGCGATATCGCACCGGAGGCCCAGATCGTGAACAATTACGAGCTCGGCATCCGCGGGTCCCTCGGGCGGGTCAGCGGCAGCGTGGCCGGCTTCATCTCCACCTCCAAGGACGGCGTGACCTTCGACAGCCGCACCAACGAGCTCAGCCAGCAGAAGGAGATCATCTACGGCGTGGAGGCGACCGGCGAGGTGCGCGTGACCGACCAGCTCGCGCTTGGCGGCATCTTCACCTATCGCGAGGGCAAGTACGATTCCGACGGCGATGGCGATATCGACGCTCATCTGCCCAACAACCGCATCGCCACACCCTTCCGCGGCACGCTCTACGGCAACTATTTCTTCGACAATGGCGCCATGGTGCGGCTGGAGGGCGAGTTCTGGTCTGACCGCGACGTGTTCGACGGCGACGGGCGCTATCCCATCGATGGCGGGGCGACAATGAACGTTTCGGCGAGCCACCCGCTCGCGGGCGGTCAGGCCTATGCCTCCGTCAGCAACCTGTTCGACGCGACGGTCGAGAACCCGACCGCCACCGCGACGCGCAACCTCACCGTCTATTCCTGGGGGCGCACCGTCACGGTCGGCTATCGAAGGGCGTTCTGA
- a CDS encoding lysine N(6)-hydroxylase/L-ornithine N(5)-oxygenase family protein has translation MTERLLDLAGIGIGPFNLSLAAHLDGIDGVAARFFDRQRGFDWHPGMMLPGVELQTSFLKDLVTPTNPTSPWSFMAYLVAHKRFYRFLNAEFEATPREEFADYLAWVAQGVPGLRFGVEVREVDFADGAFTVRFAGGERERARNIALGVGLAAHMPDWAKPHLGARCFHSSESAHRLPELEARRIAVVGGGQSGAEIVLHLLTDERFAGCEIVWLSRRANFQPLDDTPFTNELFTPDYVERFHGLAEGRKAAIVAHQKLAGDGISPSTLRALYRRLYSLGRQSRGEGPIAPMPHREVLEAEARNGEFRLVARNGFDGGIDVATVDAVVLATGYGFAVPDCLAPLRHRLAFDEHGYFRIDQDFAVHWDGPRDNRVFALNAGRLSHGIAEPQLSLMAWRSAIIANALLGRAHFDVEMPPPLVRWATGGEPLPSIETLNV, from the coding sequence ATGACAGAGAGACTGCTCGACCTTGCCGGTATCGGCATCGGCCCGTTCAATCTGAGCCTCGCCGCCCATCTCGACGGGATCGATGGCGTCGCGGCGCGATTCTTCGACCGGCAACGGGGTTTCGACTGGCACCCGGGCATGATGCTGCCGGGCGTGGAGCTGCAGACCTCCTTTCTGAAGGATCTCGTCACACCCACGAACCCGACGAGCCCGTGGTCCTTCATGGCCTACCTCGTGGCGCACAAGCGGTTCTACCGCTTCCTCAATGCCGAGTTCGAGGCGACGCCGCGCGAGGAATTCGCCGACTATCTGGCCTGGGTCGCGCAAGGCGTGCCGGGTCTGCGCTTCGGGGTGGAGGTGCGCGAGGTCGACTTCGCCGACGGCGCCTTCACGGTCCGTTTCGCCGGCGGCGAGCGGGAGCGCGCGCGCAATATCGCGCTCGGCGTGGGGCTCGCGGCCCATATGCCCGACTGGGCCAAGCCGCATCTGGGCGCGCGGTGTTTCCATTCGTCTGAGAGCGCACACCGGCTCCCCGAGCTCGAGGCGCGGCGCATCGCCGTCGTCGGCGGCGGGCAGAGCGGTGCGGAGATCGTTCTCCACCTCCTCACCGACGAGCGCTTCGCCGGCTGCGAGATCGTCTGGCTGAGCCGCCGGGCGAACTTCCAGCCGCTCGACGACACGCCGTTCACCAACGAGCTCTTCACGCCGGACTATGTGGAGCGTTTCCACGGGCTCGCCGAAGGGCGCAAGGCGGCCATCGTCGCTCATCAGAAGCTTGCCGGCGACGGCATCTCGCCTTCCACGCTGAGGGCGCTCTACCGCCGCCTCTACAGCCTCGGGCGCCAGTCGCGGGGCGAGGGGCCGATCGCCCCGATGCCGCATCGCGAGGTGCTGGAAGCGGAGGCGCGCAATGGCGAGTTCCGGCTCGTCGCGCGCAACGGTTTCGACGGCGGCATCGACGTTGCGACCGTCGACGCCGTGGTGCTCGCGACCGGATACGGCTTCGCCGTGCCCGATTGCCTCGCGCCGCTGAGGCACAGGCTTGCCTTCGACGAGCATGGTTATTTCCGCATCGATCAGGACTTCGCGGTCCATTGGGACGGCCCGCGTGACAACCGGGTGTTCGCACTCAATGCCGGGCGGCTCAGCCACGGCATCGCCGAACCCCAGCTCAGCCTCATGGCATGGCGCAGCGCGATCATCGCCAATGCGTTGCTGGGGCGTGCCCATTTCGACGTGGAGATGCCGCCGCCGCTGGTGCGCTGGGCCACGGGGGGCGAGCCCCTGCCATCCATCGAAACCCTGAATGTCTGA
- a CDS encoding IucA/IucC family protein, which yields MTASAPIPDAGLWARINRDIVAKAISELAYEEAFAPVAADGVGTRWALALSGGVTYRFEAVRRIWGQLSIRPESLRRCAETDEPVSDAVAFFVDANGELGMAPDTLATYAKELYSTLVADARLAAREPEETADTLAAMPDQALQCRLEGHPKAPANKGRIGWGLEDFRAYAPEFEPDIRLFWVAAERETCRMALGRETDEETLLTHAMDGQERARLEEARRRAGVSDGSHMLLPVHPWQWDHMIAPQFAGEIAAGRIVPLGSFGDPYRPQQSLRTLANAARAHALHVKLPITVLNTSAWRGVPGRYMAIGATLSDWLADTAASDPVLAPVKVLREVAGAFYPHPHYERIADVPYQFREMLGAIWRESPEAGLPSGHRPVMAGALAQRDGAGRPVASALVERSGLSHEAWLDRLFASVVVPLYHFMCRYGVGFIAHGQNVSVILDGDVPAGVAVKDFQGDLDLVADDFPELATLPAAVHETLKRRPPEHLVHHLQTGHFVSVLRFLSDALASHDGLDETVFYRVLADRLRHYQESHPELAERFALFDLFQPEIPRIRINRVRFAIGYGDAGERPVPALGSALANPLHSARRPVGREAVSA from the coding sequence ATGACCGCCTCGGCGCCGATTCCCGATGCCGGTCTCTGGGCGCGCATCAATCGCGATATCGTCGCCAAGGCGATCTCCGAGCTCGCCTATGAGGAAGCCTTCGCGCCCGTCGCCGCCGACGGCGTCGGCACGAGATGGGCGCTCGCGCTGTCGGGCGGCGTGACCTATCGCTTCGAGGCCGTCCGCCGCATCTGGGGGCAGCTCTCCATCCGCCCGGAGAGCCTCAGGCGCTGCGCGGAGACGGACGAGCCCGTCAGCGATGCGGTCGCCTTCTTTGTGGATGCCAATGGCGAGCTCGGCATGGCGCCGGATACGCTCGCGACCTATGCGAAGGAGCTCTACAGCACGCTGGTGGCGGATGCGCGCCTTGCCGCCCGCGAGCCCGAGGAGACGGCGGACACGCTGGCCGCCATGCCGGACCAGGCGCTCCAGTGCCGCCTCGAGGGCCACCCCAAGGCGCCCGCCAACAAGGGGCGTATCGGCTGGGGACTTGAGGACTTCAGGGCCTATGCGCCGGAGTTCGAGCCCGATATCCGCCTCTTCTGGGTTGCCGCGGAGCGCGAGACCTGCCGCATGGCGCTTGGCCGCGAGACCGACGAGGAGACGCTGCTGACCCACGCCATGGACGGGCAGGAGCGCGCCCGGCTGGAGGAGGCTCGCCGTAGAGCCGGCGTCTCGGACGGGTCGCACATGCTGCTGCCGGTCCATCCCTGGCAGTGGGACCACATGATCGCACCGCAATTCGCCGGAGAGATCGCGGCGGGCCGCATCGTACCGCTGGGAAGCTTCGGCGACCCCTACCGTCCGCAACAGTCGCTGCGCACGCTCGCCAATGCGGCGCGGGCGCACGCGCTCCATGTAAAGTTGCCGATCACCGTCCTCAACACCTCCGCCTGGCGGGGCGTGCCGGGCCGGTACATGGCCATCGGCGCAACGCTCTCCGATTGGCTCGCCGACACCGCAGCGAGCGATCCGGTGCTCGCGCCGGTGAAGGTGCTGCGCGAGGTTGCCGGCGCCTTCTACCCCCATCCCCATTACGAGCGGATCGCGGATGTGCCCTACCAGTTCCGCGAGATGCTCGGCGCGATCTGGCGGGAGAGCCCGGAGGCGGGATTGCCCTCAGGTCACCGCCCGGTGATGGCGGGCGCGCTCGCCCAGAGGGACGGGGCGGGCCGGCCGGTCGCGAGCGCTCTCGTCGAGCGCTCCGGGCTGTCGCACGAGGCGTGGCTCGACCGGCTGTTCGCGTCCGTCGTCGTCCCGCTCTACCACTTCATGTGCCGCTACGGGGTGGGCTTCATCGCCCATGGCCAGAATGTCTCCGTCATCCTCGACGGCGATGTGCCGGCGGGCGTTGCGGTGAAGGACTTCCAGGGCGATCTCGACCTCGTGGCCGACGACTTCCCCGAGCTCGCCACCCTGCCCGCAGCAGTGCACGAGACGCTGAAGCGCCGCCCGCCGGAGCATCTCGTCCACCATCTCCAGACGGGCCATTTCGTGAGCGTCCTGCGCTTCCTGTCCGATGCGCTCGCCAGCCATGACGGGCTCGACGAGACGGTGTTCTACCGCGTGCTGGCCGACCGCCTGCGGCATTACCAGGAGAGCCATCCCGAGCTTGCCGAACGGTTTGCGCTCTTCGACCTGTTCCAGCCCGAGATCCCGCGCATCCGCATCAACCGCGTGCGCTTCGCCATCGGTTATGGCGATGCCGGCGAGCGGCCCGTGCCAGCGCTCGGGAGCGCGCTCGCCAATCCCCTCCATTCCGCCCGGCGGCCCGTCGGGCGCGAAGCCGTTTCCGCCTGA